TCGGAACCATCCCGACCACACACCGGGCAGATTTTTCCTTTAAGTATCCGGATGTTTCCCGGAATTTCCTGTCGCCCCTCATCATCTCTCCTGAGTCTCCTCAAGTTGTCGGCTCTTTTGCTGTTTATTCCTCAATAGCGATTAACATCAGGAAGAATGAGCATGGTGTGTGCCAGAGGCATTACGCTTGAACGATCGTATCGTGATATCGAAAACATCAGTGACACGCTGTGCGTTCTTTGTCCAGGTCTCGGCGGGGCAATCGATGGAAGATCGGTCCCACTCCCTTGTGAGGGCCTTGACCAGAGATTCGCTGAGTGTACGGGAGTTGCCGACTTCAAACAGGATTCCCGAATCCCCGGTAACGATCTCGGGGATACCTCCGGTATCTGAACAGACGACCGGAATACTGCAGGCAAGTGATTCCAGGATGACGTTCGGTGTCCCCTCGTGCAGGCTCGGAAGGCAGAAGACGTCACTGGCATTGAACCATTTGACCATATCGTTGTGTGGTACTGAGCCGTGGAAGAAGACCTTTCCTGAAAGAGGGGGCCTGGAAGCCATCTTTTCCAGGTGGACCTTTTCGGGGCCCCTCCCGAGGATATGCAGCTGCCAGTCTCTCATTTCGATTTTCTCCAGGGCTTCCAGTAACACGTCTATGCCCTTGACCTGTTTGAGGTTGCCTGCAAAGAGAATCATTTTCATCTCTCTATCGAGCCCGAGTTCTTCCCGGCATTCCGATCTGTCCACAGGCATGAATATCGAGCGGTCTATTCCGTTATATACTACGTGTATCTTCCCCGGTTCGATATCTTCGTATCTGAGTCTCCCTGCCAGATCCTCGTTGACCGAGATTATGCCATCGGCCTTCGACATCGCCTCAAGGATAAGGTGTTTTCTACCGGGAAAGCGTATGTAATCGTTAATATCGCTTCCATGTATCCGGCAGACTACGGGCAGGCCGTGTTCAGCAGCAAGTTCGACAGCCGCACGGCTGTCCGGGTATGCCCATGTCGCGTAAATGATATCGGGTTTGAATCGGTGGACCGCGCGCGAAAAGACCAATTTTATCGAGTTGTAGTAAAAACGCCAGTACATGTCGCGCATCACCTTGGGAGTATAGTAGAAAATGGGATAGTCAACTCCCATGCCCGAACACTCTTCGAGAGGAATGGGCCTTTCTCCCTTAAGTGCCAGCTTGAGTCTGTGCGGCCAGGGTACGGGCGAGATGACATGAACATTGTGAATGGCAGATAGATATATCAACTGTTGTCTGTTGAAAGGCGCGAATTCGGGTCTCGACCTGTCCGGAAAGAGATTTGTCACGCATAAGATATTCATGGCCGGATAATATCACCAGTTTTCCGATTCGTCATCAACTTTCCTCCTGCCATTTACCAAGGAATCTCTTCAGGACAAGGAGCCCCAGAATACCTCCCAGAACCCTCGATACTAGGGTGACTACGGCCGCCCCTACAGCGCCGTATCTGGGAATAAATATTATGTTTCCGGTAAAATTGAGGACGAGGTTTATCGAGGCCATGATCACGAAAAGCTGAGGCTTGTTGATCGAATGGCCTATAAGGTTGAACGGGTTGAGGATCGTCAAGAGAATGAATGCTCCTACGAGGATCTGAAAAAGCTGTACCGAAGCTTCGTATTCAGCTCCGTAGAAGAACATCATCAGCGGTCTCGCCACCAGGATCAGCAGCAGGCAAAGGGCGCCGATAATGCTGGTCAGCTTGAGCGTCTCTTTGAAATAGCGGAAGATCTCAAGTTTTTTCGT
This is a stretch of genomic DNA from Candidatus Latescibacterota bacterium. It encodes these proteins:
- a CDS encoding glycosyltransferase family 4 protein, whose translation is MNILCVTNLFPDRSRPEFAPFNRQQLIYLSAIHNVHVISPVPWPHRLKLALKGERPIPLEECSGMGVDYPIFYYTPKVMRDMYWRFYYNSIKLVFSRAVHRFKPDIIYATWAYPDSRAAVELAAEHGLPVVCRIHGSDINDYIRFPGRKHLILEAMSKADGIISVNEDLAGRLRYEDIEPGKIHVVYNGIDRSIFMPVDRSECREELGLDREMKMILFAGNLKQVKGIDVLLEALEKIEMRDWQLHILGRGPEKVHLEKMASRPPLSGKVFFHGSVPHNDMVKWFNASDVFCLPSLHEGTPNVILESLACSIPVVCSDTGGIPEIVTGDSGILFEVGNSRTLSESLVKALTREWDRSSIDCPAETWTKNAQRVTDVFDITIRSFKRNASGTHHAHSS